A genomic region of Oncorhynchus mykiss isolate Arlee chromosome 16, USDA_OmykA_1.1, whole genome shotgun sequence contains the following coding sequences:
- the sp5l gene encoding sp5 transcription factor-like translates to MAALTIQRNDNFLHTFLQDRTPSSSPEGAPNALSFLATTCSQAWQVGGTVGSESSQFPYEGAVGVSSASGMFQLWSNEVAVAPSSSLSASSLTAAAHQMTFAVPKVQFPVGPGQSLPSGLGPHPHALYHHHHHHHHHHELPLTPPAEPPSAYSFELSPVKVLSSQSQGPNGPQYYPQHNGVSVGQNFPGFFQNSVSSARHHLSGGQHHVGEEGQQGWWSLPQTTGHGSPTNHHPFSLGRQLVLGHQPQIAALLQGTSKGLLSSTRRCRRCKCPNCQANGGGLEFGKKRLHICHIPECGKVYKKTSHLKAHLRWHAGERPFICNWLFCGKSFTRSDELQRHLRTHTGEKRFGCQQCGKRFMRSDHLSKHVKTHQSRKSRSGGNTSDSLLANIKRE, encoded by the exons ATGGCTGCGCTGACGATACAACGGAATGACAACTTTCTACACACCTTTTTACAG GACCGGACCCCCAGCTCGTCCCCAGAGGGAGCCCCCAACGCCCTGTCCTTCCTGGCCACCACCTGTAGCCAGGCCTGGCAGGTGGGTGGCACGGTGGGCTCTGAGAGCTCCCAGTTCCCCTATGAGGGGGCGGTGGGGGTGAGCTCAGCCTCCGGGATGTTCCAGCTCTGGAGCAACGAGGTGGCGGTGGCCCCTAGTTCTAGTCTCAGCGCCTCCAGTCTCACTGCAGCCGCACATCAGATGACATTCGCGGTGCCCAAGGTCCAGTTCCCTGTTGGCCCTGGACAGAGTCTGCCTTCTGGCCTGGGTCCTCACCCCCACGCgctctaccatcaccaccaccatcaccaccaccaccacgagcTGCCCCTGACTCCGCCGGCCGAGCCTCCCTCCGCCTACTCTTTCGAGCTCTCCCCCGTCAAGGTCCTCTCATCCCAGAGCCAGGGTCCCAATGGGCCGCAGTACTACCCCCAGCATAATGGAGTCTCTGTGGGACAAAACTTCCCCGGCTTCTTTCAGAACTCTGTATCCTCCGCCAGGCACCATCTATCCGGCGGACAACACCATGTAGGGGAGGAGGGCCAGCAGGGCTGGTGGAGCCTCCCCCAGACCACTGGCCACGGAAGCCCCACCAACCACCACCCCTTTTCCCTGGGCCGGCAGCTGGTCCTGGGCCACCAGCCCCAAATCGCAGCCCTCCTACAGGGCACCTCCAAGGGCCTGTTATCCTCCACACGCCGCTGCCGTCGCTGCAAGTGCCCCAACTGCCAGGCCAACGGCGGGGGACTCGAGTTTGGCAAGAAACGACTGCACATCTGTCATATCCCAGAGTGCGGCAAGGTGTACAAGAAGACGTCTCACCTGAAGGCCCACCTGCGCTGGCATGCCGGGGAGAGGCCGTTCATCTGCAACTGGCTGTTCTGCGGGAAGAGCTTCACGCGCTCCGACGAGCTACAACGCCACCTCAGAACACACACCGGGGAGAAGAGGTTCGGATGCCAGCAGTGCGGGAAGAGGTTCATGAGGAGCGACCACCTCTCCAAACACGTCAAGACTCACCAGAGTAGGAAGAGCCGGTCCGGTGGGAACACGTCAGACTCTCTGTTGGCCAATATCAAGAGAGAGTAG